One Candidatus Binataceae bacterium genomic window, GAGGGAACATCCATGGGCGAACCAACCGGATCTCTGCGCAGGGAATGCCTTAACTTCACCGGCATCACCTCGATGGCGATCGCGCTGATCTCGCCGACCATGACCGCAGCGCTCATTGTGCCGCTCATGTACAGTAACGCCGGCAACGGCAGCTGGATGGCCTACCTGTTCGGCACGGTGATGCTGCTGTTCGTCGCGCTGAACTTGAACCAGTTTGCGCGGCGCTCGAGCGCAGCGGGCTCGATGTACGGCTATACGGTAATGGGGCTTGGGACCACCGCCGGCAATATCTCGGGATGGTGCCTTATCTGGGCCTACCTGTTTATTGGTACCGCCGGTATGACCGGCTTCACGATCTTCGCGAGCACCCTGCTCGACATGGCCGGCATTCACGTCGGTCCGCTGCCGCTGTTTGCGGTGTGCGCCGGCAGCATCTGGTACCTCGGCTACAAGGACATTCGCCTTTCCAGCAACCTGATGCTGCTGCTGGAGGGCGTGTCCGTCGCACTCATTCTGTTGCTGTGCGCGATCGTTCTGTTCGGTCAGAAGTCGGCAGTGGACATGAACCAGATTGGCTTGAAGGGCATCTCGTTCTCGGGAATCGCGCTGGGCGTGGTGACCGCGATTTTCAGCCTGGTCGGCTTCGAATGCGCGACCGCGTTCGGCGAAGAAGCGGTTGAGCCGCTGCGCACCATACCACGTGCGGTAATCGTGAGCTTGCTCCTGACCGGTGCATTTTTCATCCTGGTCTCCTACACCCAGGTGCTCGGCTTCACCGGTTACAAAACCCCGCTGGACAAGATTGACGCTCCGCTCAACGTGCTGTCGGACATGATGAAAGTCGGCTGGCTCAAGGCGCCGATCTCATTCGGCGCGATGGTGAGCTTCTATTCGCTGGCGCTGTCGTGTATGAACTCGGGCGCACGCATCCTGTATCCGATGGGC contains:
- a CDS encoding APC family permease, with product MGEPTGSLRRECLNFTGITSMAIALISPTMTAALIVPLMYSNAGNGSWMAYLFGTVMLLFVALNLNQFARRSSAAGSMYGYTVMGLGTTAGNISGWCLIWAYLFIGTAGMTGFTIFASTLLDMAGIHVGPLPLFAVCAGSIWYLGYKDIRLSSNLMLLLEGVSVALILLLCAIVLFGQKSAVDMNQIGLKGISFSGIALGVVTAIFSLVGFECATAFGEEAVEPLRTIPRAVIVSLLLTGAFFILVSYTQVLGFTGYKTPLDKIDAPLNVLSDMMKVGWLKAPISFGAMVSFYSLALSCMNSGARILYPMGKLGVFHSSVGSSHQTNETPHVAVTLMAALILLSSVLLTKVFKLEILDAFNDAGTFGAFGFLG